Proteins encoded in a region of the Flavobacterium sp. MDT1-60 genome:
- a CDS encoding glycoside hydrolase family 28 protein, with amino-acid sequence MNFKCIIFLLVSCFSFAQNTEFPTAKVDSIVNRIQLPVFPSYQINIAKLGAKGDSVTNNKTAFDKAMALCKKNNGGTIIVPKGIYKINGPIHFVSNVNLKIEKGAKIKFSDNPQDYLPMVLTSWEGTMLYNYSPLIYAYDCSNIAITGEGTIDGEGGKTWKGFKAKEEAGKNRSRDMNHNSVPLKDRKFGEGYFLRPQMIQFFNCATILVENIRIENSPFWCLHLLKSQNITVRGISYKSLNYNNDGIDPEYAKDVLIEKVTFDNGDDNVAIKAGRDHEGRANTATPSENIVIRNCNFKGLHGVVIGSEMSAGVQNVYVENCKTVGYLKRGIYLKTNADRGGFIKNIFVRNIQLDEVEDCLYMTANYHGEGKGFQSEISNIHFSNIICNKASESGIVIQGFPDKKIKNISLNTIEIKSAKNAISNENAENVLMTDVFIGKRATVPSAAK; translated from the coding sequence ATGAATTTTAAATGTATCATTTTTTTATTGGTTTCTTGCTTTTCTTTTGCTCAGAATACCGAATTTCCAACGGCAAAAGTTGACTCAATTGTCAATAGGATCCAGTTGCCGGTTTTCCCTTCTTATCAAATAAATATTGCAAAATTAGGCGCTAAGGGTGATTCCGTAACCAATAATAAAACTGCTTTCGACAAAGCAATGGCATTGTGTAAAAAGAACAATGGCGGGACTATTATAGTTCCTAAAGGAATTTACAAGATAAACGGACCAATACATTTTGTAAGCAATGTAAATCTTAAGATTGAAAAAGGTGCAAAAATCAAGTTCAGTGATAATCCACAAGATTATCTGCCTATGGTTTTAACAAGTTGGGAAGGTACAATGTTGTACAACTATAGTCCATTAATATATGCATATGATTGTTCTAATATTGCTATAACAGGTGAAGGAACAATTGATGGAGAAGGAGGTAAAACATGGAAAGGCTTTAAGGCTAAAGAAGAAGCAGGTAAAAACAGAAGCCGAGATATGAATCACAATAGCGTTCCTTTAAAAGACAGAAAATTTGGTGAAGGTTATTTTTTACGCCCGCAAATGATTCAGTTTTTTAATTGCGCAACTATTTTGGTAGAAAATATTCGCATAGAAAACTCTCCTTTTTGGTGTCTGCATTTGCTGAAGTCACAAAATATCACAGTTCGTGGTATAAGTTATAAATCATTAAATTATAATAATGATGGAATTGATCCCGAATATGCTAAAGATGTTTTAATCGAAAAAGTAACTTTTGATAATGGCGACGATAATGTTGCAATCAAAGCAGGAAGAGATCATGAGGGAAGAGCAAATACGGCAACGCCAAGTGAGAATATAGTAATTAGAAATTGTAATTTTAAAGGGCTCCATGGAGTGGTTATTGGTAGTGAAATGTCGGCAGGAGTCCAAAATGTGTATGTAGAAAATTGCAAAACAGTTGGCTATTTAAAAAGGGGAATTTATTTAAAAACGAATGCCGATCGCGGTGGTTTTATAAAAAATATTTTTGTTAGAAACATTCAGTTAGATGAAGTTGAAGATTGTTTATATATGACAGCGAATTATCATGGAGAAGGCAAAGGATTTCAATCAGAAATTTCAAATATCCATTTTTCAAATATTATCTGTAATAAAGCATCAGAATCAGGAATTGTAATTCAGGGATTTCCAGACAAAAAAATCAAAAATATTTCCTTAAATACTATTGAGATAAAGTCAGCTAAAAACGCGATATCAAACGAAAATGCCGAAAACGTTCTAATGACAGATGTTTTTATTGGAAAAAGAGCGACTGTTCCTTCAGCTGCTAAATAA
- a CDS encoding glycoside hydrolase family 105 protein — translation MKNKRKQGYFVSALLVCVMAFTSCKVISQEPASKDIVISKDLKWSDKMALTLMKRHPESYMIDDSKKPKWDYVHALVLHSFEELYKKNPDPRYNAYVRSYVDQFVEGDGSIKTYEFDKYNIDLVVPGRLLFDVYQTSKEEKYLKAMQLVRKQLSEQPRTASGGFWHKQIYPNQMWLDGLYMGEPFYAQYTLTFEQGKSFDDIAKQFELIQLHATDPKTELLYHAWDESKQMPWANKQTGNSPNFWSRALGWYVMALVDVLDYMPKEHPKQKELVKYLNNACAALAKYQDKSGLWYQVTDKGGEKGNYLEASGSSMFAYAFAKGANKGYLPAKYKKLANKAFDGLTKVLIKKVDEDGGITLTNCCQVAGLGGTPYRDGSYEYYINERKKDNDPKATGPFILAALELNR, via the coding sequence ATGAAGAACAAGAGAAAACAAGGTTATTTTGTATCGGCTTTATTAGTTTGTGTTATGGCTTTTACGAGCTGTAAAGTGATTTCGCAAGAGCCGGCAAGTAAAGATATCGTAATTTCTAAAGATCTAAAGTGGTCTGATAAAATGGCGTTAACTTTGATGAAACGTCATCCTGAAAGTTACATGATAGATGATTCTAAAAAACCGAAATGGGATTATGTACATGCTTTAGTTTTACATTCATTCGAAGAATTATACAAAAAAAATCCAGATCCTAGATACAATGCCTACGTAAGAAGTTATGTAGACCAATTTGTAGAAGGTGACGGCTCTATTAAAACGTATGAATTTGACAAATACAATATCGATTTGGTTGTGCCTGGACGCTTGCTTTTTGATGTTTATCAAACTTCTAAAGAAGAAAAATATTTAAAAGCAATGCAATTAGTACGCAAACAATTATCAGAACAGCCAAGAACGGCAAGTGGTGGGTTTTGGCATAAGCAAATTTATCCAAACCAAATGTGGCTGGATGGATTATATATGGGAGAACCATTTTATGCACAATACACACTTACTTTCGAACAAGGTAAAAGTTTTGACGATATCGCAAAACAATTTGAGTTAATTCAACTACATGCAACAGATCCAAAAACAGAACTGTTATACCACGCCTGGGATGAAAGTAAACAAATGCCTTGGGCAAATAAACAAACCGGAAACTCACCAAACTTTTGGTCAAGAGCTTTAGGATGGTATGTTATGGCCTTGGTTGATGTATTGGATTATATGCCAAAAGAGCATCCAAAACAAAAAGAATTAGTAAAGTATTTAAACAATGCTTGCGCAGCTTTAGCTAAATATCAGGATAAATCTGGTTTATGGTACCAGGTAACAGATAAAGGTGGAGAAAAAGGAAATTATTTAGAAGCTTCAGGATCTTCAATGTTTGCTTATGCTTTTGCAAAAGGAGCAAACAAAGGATATTTACCTGCAAAATATAAAAAACTGGCTAATAAAGCTTTCGATGGTTTGACTAAAGTTTTAATTAAAAAGGTAGACGAAGATGGTGGTATCACGTTAACAAATTGCTGTCAGGTAGCGGGTTTAGGCGGAACTCCTTACAGAGATGGTTCATATGAGTACTACATAAACGAAAGAAAAAAAGATAACGATCCTAAAGCAACTGGTCCTTTTATTTTGGCAGCTTTAGAATTGAACAGATAA
- the pelA gene encoding pectate lyase → MTQFRKIILLFLFVVGVAVNAQNSYKNWPDIIRKNDAAWFGTVEAKAIAENVLLYQRNIGGWPKNIQMQNSLSEAEKQKLIALKNDDHEVTTDNSATSQEMLFISRMYAQVKDERYKESFLKGLNYLLEAQYANGGWPQFYPLKKGYYTHITYNDNSMVNILIILKEIKEETDYYSIKPSKEIVEKTKKAFDKGIDCILKTQYKQNGALTAWCAQHDEVTLAPANARAFELASLSGFESAKIVLLLMSIEKPSPEIITAVKSAQAWFEKTKITNLEEKRVLNEAGKIIDKKMIPKENADPIWARFMDLETNEPFFCDRDGIRKKSLDQIGSERRNGYSWYSDAPKEVLKKYPAWAIKNGVKVSSKETPAKKNDNVVLTVAQDGSGDFTKIQDAIYASPAFPYEKVVINIKNGVYNEKVRIPEWNTHLTLIGESKENTIIAFDDNFKKINLGRNSTFYTYTVLVEGDDFSASNLTIKNTSGDHGQGIALSVVADRAKISNCAILGNQDTLYLSGKEAKQYFKDCYIEGTTDFIFGSATALFENCIINSIKSSYITAASTPEGITFGFVFKNCKLIANTEATTVYLGRPWRIYAKTVYINCDMGKQIRPEGWENWSKSDAEKNSFYAEYNCKGEGFQPTKRVSWSHQLKKSEADKYTIENILKDSDAKWYSK, encoded by the coding sequence ATGACTCAATTTAGAAAAATTATATTGCTTTTTTTATTTGTTGTGGGTGTTGCTGTAAATGCTCAAAACAGTTATAAAAACTGGCCGGACATTATTCGTAAAAATGATGCAGCGTGGTTTGGTACGGTAGAGGCAAAAGCAATTGCAGAAAACGTGTTGTTATATCAAAGAAATATTGGTGGCTGGCCAAAAAATATCCAAATGCAAAATTCGCTTAGTGAAGCAGAAAAGCAAAAGCTGATTGCATTAAAAAATGATGACCATGAAGTAACAACTGATAATAGCGCAACCAGTCAGGAAATGCTTTTTATATCCAGAATGTATGCTCAGGTGAAAGATGAACGTTATAAAGAATCTTTTTTAAAAGGCTTAAATTATTTATTAGAAGCTCAATATGCTAATGGAGGCTGGCCACAGTTTTACCCATTAAAAAAAGGCTATTATACGCACATCACTTACAATGATAATTCGATGGTTAACATCTTAATAATATTGAAAGAAATCAAAGAAGAAACAGATTATTACAGCATAAAACCTTCTAAAGAAATAGTTGAGAAAACGAAGAAGGCTTTTGATAAAGGAATTGATTGTATTCTAAAAACGCAATACAAACAAAATGGAGCTTTAACTGCGTGGTGTGCACAACATGATGAAGTTACTTTAGCCCCGGCGAATGCAAGAGCTTTTGAACTGGCTTCTTTAAGCGGATTTGAATCTGCAAAGATTGTATTGCTTTTGATGTCGATTGAAAAACCTTCACCGGAAATCATTACAGCTGTAAAAAGTGCACAGGCATGGTTCGAAAAAACAAAAATTACCAATTTAGAAGAAAAAAGAGTTTTAAATGAAGCCGGAAAAATCATTGATAAAAAAATGATTCCAAAAGAAAATGCTGATCCTATTTGGGCCAGATTTATGGATCTTGAAACAAATGAACCTTTCTTTTGTGACCGTGACGGAATCAGGAAAAAATCTTTAGATCAAATTGGTTCTGAAAGGCGAAATGGCTATTCCTGGTATTCTGATGCACCAAAAGAAGTATTAAAGAAATATCCTGCCTGGGCAATCAAAAATGGAGTAAAAGTTAGTTCTAAAGAAACTCCTGCAAAAAAAAATGACAATGTTGTTTTAACTGTTGCGCAAGATGGTTCCGGAGATTTTACTAAAATTCAGGATGCGATATATGCATCACCGGCTTTTCCATATGAAAAAGTGGTAATAAATATCAAAAACGGAGTCTATAATGAGAAAGTTAGAATTCCGGAATGGAACACACATTTAACGCTGATTGGAGAAAGTAAAGAAAACACGATTATAGCTTTTGATGACAATTTCAAGAAAATCAATTTAGGTAGAAATAGTACTTTTTATACCTATACAGTTTTAGTTGAAGGCGATGATTTTTCAGCATCAAATTTAACTATTAAAAATACTTCAGGAGATCACGGTCAAGGGATTGCATTGTCAGTGGTGGCCGATCGCGCAAAGATTTCAAACTGTGCTATTTTAGGAAATCAGGATACTTTATACTTATCAGGAAAAGAAGCAAAACAATACTTCAAAGATTGTTATATAGAAGGTACAACTGATTTTATTTTTGGAAGCGCAACTGCCTTATTCGAAAATTGTATTATTAATAGTATTAAAAGTTCCTATATAACAGCAGCTTCAACACCAGAAGGAATAACATTTGGTTTTGTTTTTAAAAATTGCAAACTAATAGCAAATACTGAAGCTACAACAGTTTATTTAGGAAGACCCTGGAGAATTTATGCTAAAACAGTTTACATAAATTGTGATATGGGAAAACAGATCAGACCTGAAGGTTGGGAAAATTGGTCTAAATCTGATGCAGAAAAAAACTCTTTTTATGCCGAATACAATTGTAAAGGCGAAGGTTTTCAACCCACCAAAAGAGTGTCATGGTCACATCAGCTTAAAAAATCAGAAGCAGACAAATATACTATAGAAAACATTCTTAAAGATTCAGATGCAAAGTGGTATTCTAAATAA
- a CDS encoding glycoside hydrolase 43 family protein, whose protein sequence is MKNIKVIILLLSVFTAQKNYAQVWVSDNGDGTYTNPIIHADYSDPDAVRVGDDFYMTASSFNCIPGLPILHSKDLVNWKIIGYAITKQIPTETFDKVQHGNGVWAPSITFHNNEFYIYYPDPDFGIYMIKAKKAEGPWSEPILVKGGSGLIDPSPLWDDDGKVYLVHAYAGSRAKIKSLITVCTMNAEGTIANNDEVMVIDGHESEGTIEGPKFYKRNSYYYIFAPAGGVSTGWQTVLRSKNVFGPYEKKKVLEQGKTTINGPHQGAWVQTQTGEDWFIHFQDKGAYGRIVHLQPMKWEKDWPVMGQDFDKNGIGEPVTTFKKPNVGKKYPIETPAESDEFNEPKLGLQWQWQANAQVQWGFPTSLGYVNLFCLPTIKESNKIFEAPNLLLQKFPAEEFTTTTKLTFNTRLNGESTGLLIMGLDYSYLCLKNDNGKLYLSQKTGTFDKKISETETAPILISNNTIYLRVQVKKGGICSFYYSLDDKKYQPIGTDFTSKEGKWIGAKVGLFALSEKVTNDSGNAAVDWFRITK, encoded by the coding sequence ATGAAAAATATAAAAGTCATTATTCTTTTATTATCAGTGTTCACAGCACAAAAGAATTACGCCCAGGTTTGGGTGTCTGATAATGGAGATGGAACGTATACAAATCCAATAATTCATGCTGATTATTCAGATCCAGACGCTGTTAGAGTAGGTGATGATTTTTATATGACCGCATCCTCTTTTAACTGCATTCCGGGTTTGCCCATTTTGCATTCTAAAGATTTGGTCAACTGGAAAATTATTGGATATGCAATAACCAAACAAATACCAACAGAAACTTTTGATAAAGTGCAGCATGGTAATGGAGTTTGGGCGCCGAGTATAACTTTTCATAATAATGAATTTTATATCTATTATCCGGATCCTGATTTTGGAATTTATATGATCAAAGCTAAAAAAGCGGAAGGACCGTGGTCAGAACCGATTTTAGTAAAAGGCGGATCAGGATTGATAGACCCTAGCCCGCTATGGGATGATGATGGTAAAGTTTATCTGGTTCATGCTTACGCAGGAAGTCGTGCAAAGATTAAAAGTTTAATTACGGTTTGCACAATGAATGCCGAAGGAACTATTGCTAATAATGATGAAGTGATGGTGATAGACGGTCATGAAAGTGAAGGCACAATAGAAGGGCCAAAGTTTTATAAACGAAATAGTTACTATTATATTTTTGCTCCGGCTGGTGGAGTATCGACAGGCTGGCAAACCGTTTTAAGATCTAAAAATGTTTTTGGACCTTATGAGAAAAAGAAAGTTTTAGAGCAGGGTAAAACTACTATAAATGGGCCGCATCAGGGAGCGTGGGTACAAACACAAACAGGCGAAGACTGGTTTATACATTTTCAGGATAAAGGAGCATACGGACGAATTGTTCATCTTCAGCCTATGAAATGGGAAAAGGATTGGCCTGTAATGGGACAGGATTTTGATAAAAACGGAATTGGAGAACCGGTAACGACTTTCAAAAAGCCAAACGTTGGTAAGAAATATCCAATTGAAACTCCGGCAGAATCAGATGAATTTAATGAACCAAAATTAGGATTGCAATGGCAATGGCAGGCAAATGCTCAGGTACAATGGGGATTTCCAACAAGTTTAGGCTATGTGAATTTGTTTTGTTTACCAACAATCAAAGAAAGCAACAAAATCTTCGAAGCTCCAAATTTATTATTGCAAAAATTTCCTGCTGAAGAATTTACAACGACAACTAAATTAACTTTTAATACCAGATTAAATGGTGAATCAACAGGGCTCTTGATCATGGGATTGGACTATAGTTATTTGTGTCTTAAAAATGATAACGGAAAATTGTATCTAAGCCAGAAAACAGGAACTTTTGACAAGAAAATTTCTGAAACAGAAACAGCTCCAATTTTGATTTCAAACAATACAATTTACCTTAGAGTTCAGGTTAAAAAAGGAGGTATTTGTAGTTTTTATTACAGTTTAGATGATAAAAAATACCAACCAATTGGAACTGATTTTACTTCAAAAGAAGGAAAATGGATTGGTGCGAAAGTAGGGCTTTTTGCCTTGAGCGAAAAAGTTACAAATGACTCAGGAAATGCTGCGGTAGATTGGTTTAGAATTACTAAATAA